In Babylonia areolata isolate BAREFJ2019XMU chromosome 10, ASM4173473v1, whole genome shotgun sequence, the following proteins share a genomic window:
- the LOC143286344 gene encoding uncharacterized protein LOC143286344, whose product MCTCNVTISAELDQTFIDTANEYLRSCHNVSSHNARNSTRLVCMEGKPLPVGVPDDPVVDLEVEDTISRAEIEELNERLLQQCSSYAHCSEVYQNAVQMSAYVVNHQQKLASVCL is encoded by the exons ATGTGCACCTGTAATGTGACCATCTCCGCCGAGCTGGACCAGACGTTCATTGACACAGCCAACGAGTACCTGAGGTCTTGCCACAACG TTTCGTCCCACAATGCACGCAACAGCACCCGActtgtgtgtatgg AGGGTAAACCCTTACCGGTAGGGGTCCCCGATGACCCAGTGGTAGACCTGGAAGTGGAGGACACAATTAGCCGTG CGGAAATCGAGGAACTGAACGAACGTCTCCTGCAGCAGTGTTCCTCCTACGCTCACTGCAGTGAGGTGTATCAGAACGCCGTCCAGATGTCCGCCTATGTCGTCAACCATCAGCAAAAACTCGCCTCCGTTTGCCTGTGA